TTCGAGGTGTCCTTCGCTCTCGGACCAGGTCTGCTCATCGCGCTCTGCATCACCTGGGGTCGCCCCGGGTGGTACGTCGTAGGAGCCCTGTTCGCTCTGACGGGCCTGGCAGCACCGCTCGCCGTCCGCTGGGCACAACGCCGCCGGCACGCTCGGCAGGCACCCCTTGAAGCCGCGCTGAAGGAGTCGGCCGCCTGAACTCGCCCGAGGAAACAGTTCAGCATCCGCGTCAGCTGCCGCCCCTGAGACAGGTGTGGCGCTGTCACGATCGGACGAGGGTCGCCGGCCCCACCGAGCCGGGCCATCTTGCGGCAGTACGATCGAGGACCGGTTCAAGTCGGCGGGCGCTTTCCGTCTGCCGATCGAAGGTGAGCTGCTGACTGGAGAGCCGAGCTTTCGCCAGATCCTCGACTCTCAGGGAAAGAGCCGTTACCCGGGCTCGCTGAAGTCCCAAGGCATCGTGCACGACGGCCATCCGCTACGCGGAGTCGGCACGCGTGCTTCTGGGTGAGGCTGCCGAGCGGTCATCGCAGTGAAACCCGCTCGACCTGGTTACCTCCGTGAAGAGACCCTATGGGTATGGAGTTCTTCTGCTACCACCGCGACCGGCCCGGCTCCCTAGCGCTGCGCGACAAGCTGCTGGAAGAGCATTGGTCCTATATGGACCGGTACGCGAAGGAGATGATCGCCCGGGGCCCGACCCTCGCCAGCGACGGCAACACACCCACCGGAAGCGTGCACATCGTCGACCTGCCCGATCCCGTCGCCGCCCGCGCGTTCGCCTTCGACGAGCCGAACTACCAGGCCGGCGTGTACCGGGACGTGCTGCTGCGACGGTGGCGCAACACGCTGGGGCGCACCATGTGGAACTTCCCCGGCGGCCGGACCGGCGGCAACCAGTACCTGGTGCTCGGCCTCGGCACGGGGCATGCCGCCGACCTCGCGGTGCCGCCCGACCGGGACGAGCTGATCGCCTACGGGCCGCTGCTGTCCGACAACCGCGCCACCTGGCTGGGCACGGCGGCGTTGCTCCGGGCGCCGGACCCGGACACGGCACGCGCCATCCTGACCCAGGACCGGTACGCCGACATTGAGGTGCACAACTGGCAGTTCGGCGGGCGGCCGTCATAACCCGAGGACGTCCGGCCGACGTTACCGCCGAAACCCTTCTTGAGTACGTGCACATCGACGCCCTGTTCGGCGAGCCGGGCAAGCACGTCATGGACTTCGACCTGATCGAGTCCCAGTTCCGCCACCTGATGCGCGTGGCCGTCTCCGTACGCGAGGGGGCGACCTCGTCGGCGACGCTGCTCAAGCGGCCGTGCCGCTCAGCGGCGGGCCCTCGGGTCTCGAAGTGAGGGTTTACGGGGCGTCGCGCCTGTCTCAGGTCATGGATTGCGTGGCCACTACGGGGGCAGGGTGCGATCTCGTCAGCCCCCTGGACGACACGCCGATCGGTTACGGCTGTGCCGTCTGGCCGTGTATATATCGCTTGGGTAGGCATTTGGCGCTTATGTTCGGTGGGTGGCGCTCGGCAGTGCGGGCGCTCGACTCACGTGGGAGACGTAATGCGCAGAGCAGTTCTCGCGGTGGCCCTGGCCGCTGCAGTGTCGTCGGTGATTCCTGCCGCTTCGGGTGCCTGGGCGGACGATGCCGGGGCATCGCACCGTACCGGTGGGCAGCAAGGCGGCGGCCTGTCGGTGATCGGGCTGACGGCCGATCAGCGGCTGGTCAGGTTCGATGTGAAGGACCCGTCGAAGGTGTGGCTGCTGGGGACGGTGAACGGGCTCACCGGGGACACCACGCTGGTGGGCATCGACTTCCGGGTCCAGAACTCGAGGCTGTACGGGGTCGGCGACCAGGGCGGCATCTATACCCTGAACACCTCCAACGCGCAGGCGACGAAGGTCTCTCAGCTCACCGTCGCACTGGCCGGAACCGAGTTCGGGGTGGACTTCAACCCGGCGGCGAACCGGCTGCGGGTCATCAGCGACACCGGCCAGAACCTGCGCCACAACATCGACGACCCGGCCGCCCCGCTGGTCACCACCGTCGACGGCACCCTGACCAACCCGACGGTGCCGCCGTCCACCGCACTCGGGGTGACCGGCGCCGCCTACACCAACAACGACCTCAACGCCGCTACCGCCACGACCCTGTTCGACATCGACACGGTCAATGACCGGGTGTCCGTGCAGTCCCCGGCCAACGCCGGCACCCTCGCCCCCACCGGCAACCTCGGTGTCAATGCAGGTCCGAGCGCGGGCTTCGACATCTACTACTCCCCGAAGGCCGGCACCAACCACGGCTTCGCTGCCCTGCAGTCCGGCGGCTCCTACCGCTTCTACAGGGTCAACATCCTCAACGGGACCGCCACCAGCCTGGGCGCCTTCCCCGCGAACCGGCAGGTGTTCGACGTCGCGCTGCCTCTGAACCAGAGCTGACCGCCTTCCGCGCGGGTGGTCTCCTGTGCTGCGCCGTGGCTGCCCCCGCGGCGCAGCACCCGGCGCTCACCCCTGCGGATCTTCATGCATGCCTCAAGATGCCCTGACCGGGTGGGGGCGGAACCGACGTTCCCGGGCTTGAGGTCCATTCGAAGCAGGCGAGGCTGGCCACGAAAGTCATCCGGGTGGAGGTGGCGTCGACGCCCGCTACGACGAAATGCGGGGCTTGCTCGCCCCCCCCGGCGCCAAGCGCCGGCGGACGTCCGACGTCTCGTGCCCGAGTGGCAGTCCTACGAGAGGCCCGGCAGCCGCTACCTTCCGGAGGGCCCTGCCTACCCGGCTCGTCGGCTCCCCCCTTTAACAGGACTGGGCACTGAGGTCCCCCCGCAGGACGGCCAGCAAGCTCTCGGCCGTGGCGCCCTGGACGAAGGTGGTCCTGTTGGGCGTGGTGACCGGGCGGACCAGTAGGCAAGGGATCATCAGCTCTGGTCAGAGAGGCCATCGCGGGCCGGTTGCGGCGTCCTGCGCCCAGGCGTACTGGCGTTCCGGCTCGACCGTCAGGCCGTAGTCGTACAGCTCCGGCCTGCCGCCCTCCAGCCAGGTATCCCACGCCTCCTCGAGCTCGTCGGCCAGGCGGCGCGGGCCGCCCTGATGGGCAAGGGTCTTGCCGTCCGGCAGGGCGGAGAGTGCGGCCCACGAGGCGGTGCCGTCGTGGAGCCGGGCGTTGAGTCCGTCCTCGTCGGCAGCGACCGTGATCCGTACATCGGGCAGCGCGACGCGTAGGGCGAATCTCAGGTGCCAGTCGTCGCGCAGCGGTGCGAGTTCCCGTTCCCAGGGATGCTCGTCGGCGGCGGGGCCGTCGCCGCAGACCTGGCTGAAGTCGTCCAGGCCAGTGTCGGTGCCGCGGGTCGGCATGAACTGTGCCAGGCCCTGTACCCAGCCGGTCGCTGATTGGCCGTCGTCGGCGACGGTGAGCGCGACATGCCCGAGCCGGCCCCAGGGGGTGACGATCCGGCCGCCGGGGCGCATCTGGGCGACCCAAGCCCATGGGATCCGGTCGACGGCATAGGTAGAGATCACCCGGTCGTACGGCGCGCTGGGCGGCCATCCTGCGGTGCCGTCGCCGACTGTCACCGCCACATGGGCACCTGCACTCTGCAGGCTTTGGCGGGCGCCGGCGGCCAGTTCCGGGTCCACTTCCACGCTGGTCACCTGACCGGGGCCGGCCCGGCGGGCGAGGAGGGCTGCGTTCCATCCGGTGCCGGTGCCCAGCTCGAGCACACGCTGCCCCGTTTCCAGGTGGAGGGATTCGAGCATGTCCACTACCACGGCCTGGCAGGACAGACTGGAGGAAGCGCGGCCGTCGGTGACCTGGGTTACAGCTGCCGCGTCAGGATCGCCGTACACCTCGGCCGCCCACTGTCCGGCATCCGTTTCTCGGTCCACCGGCGCGTAGGTCTTCCCGTTCCAGCGCCACAGACGGTCCGGGGCGAACAGGTCCCGGGGCAGGGCATCAACGGCCTCACGGATCCATGCGGACCGGGCAGGCCAGGCGCCCCGCCGCTCCATGACGCCCGCCAGGCGCCGACGCTGTTCACCGAACTCGGACACAGTGCCTACTTCTTGTGCTTGCCATCTGATGGGGTCGGGGGCGGTACCTGTCCGTCGGAGTTCCCGGGCGGCGGCTTACCCTGAGACAGCTCAGCTGGCGGCTTCTCGTGTCTGCCCACAATGCCCCCTTCAACGTCGTTCGGTCGATTCCATGGTGACGGACATTCAGGCGCTCTGACGGCACGAGGACAGGGATGACGCGCAACCGCAGTCGGGCCAGAGTCGGGAACAGTCCTGCGCCCCGACTACCAGCCCAGCCGCACCGGTTCCCGTGACCCGGATGATCCGGACGAGGCAGATCTGTGCGACGGCCCGAGGTCAGCTTCTGCACAGGTAGTCAGACCCGGCCGGTGTCTGTGACGGTTCCTGGGTCCGCGGACCCCGCCGCCATGGTCCAGCGACTGGGCGCGGCACTCGCCGAGGGCGAGGTCCCTGCAGCAAAGTTGCTGGTCACAAGGACCAGCAGGCAATCGTCAGGGACCAAAGGGACTGTGATTCGGGAAGAGTGTAGAACTCTGACGCACGGAAAGTCCGAACAACCCCACCGCGTGCCGTTGTATCAGTTCTCCGGTCCCTTGAGTCCCTTCAGCCCCTCCGTTCTGGCATCTCACGCAGACAAGAAGGGAGTTCTGCCCCCCTCATGAGCCTGCTGATGGCCGACCGGGCAGGCTACGTCTTCCGTGCGTCGGCGAGCTTGTCCAGTTCGCGCATCGCCTCGGCGTGGGCGCTCATCCGGCTGCTCACGCTGCCGCTCGTGAAGAGCGCCACACCAGCGACTGACACCGGCACGGACAGCCCGAGCACGGCCACGGCCTCGGGCCAGTCGCGTTCGTTCTGACACCAATCACCCCTTTGCAGGCCCTCGTTGGCCGTACCACGCTCCGTCAACAACCGTGATTCGCACTGCTGGGGGTAACGGTCGCCGGGCTCCTCATCGACTTCGTACGGCGTGAGGAGCAACAGGACACACCATGTCCACAGGAGCGCCGCCAAGGACAACAGACCGATACCCCAGGCGCGTATCCGGCCGGCCCGGTCGCGGAAGTCGAGGTCGTACTCACGTGATCGCATGGCGGACGAATCTAGCAGCGGTTTCTCGCAGTTCGTGTCATCTGCTGTGCCTGTGACCTGGAGGTCTCACGGCGTCTCAAGCATGTCATCCGCCGCAGTCTCAGATCCATGCCGCTTCCTGGACGGTTCTCGCCGATCAGCGAGAGCCATCGAGCCTCTGACCTGGTGTCCTGTCGCACTGCATCTGGCAGGTAGTGATCAGCTGGCCTGCTGGGGTGCCATGTCGTTTGGAGAACACCTCAGAAGCCGTATCTCTATCGATCATGAGGACGGTATGTGATCGAACGGGATGCCTGGTCGGCTCAACTCGGCGCCGTCGGCGTGCGATTGTCTCGCGCATCGGTTCGGGAACGCGGCCGACCGCCCGGACAGGGTGCGGCGGTATCCGTCGGACATGACGGAGGGCTACTGTCACCGGCAGATGCTCGACGCGGTCCGCTACGTCACCGATAACGGCATCAAGTGGCGCGCGATGCCGGTCGACTTCCCTGCCTGAGACCGCATCTATGCCTTCTTTCGCAGCGACCGTCTTGCACAGGTTGAGCCAGAGATGGAAGCGGTCCGCTTCATGGGCAAGAAGGTGCCTCACACCGGAACCGGCGGACCGTCAGGCGTATCGGCACCGGCTGTCCGCCCGTCGCGACATCGGCAAGCCTCCGGCAGTAGCGGTCATGGACCCGGCGGGAGACCGTCCCGCAGTCAGGACACGGCGCGGCCTCAGCACCGGCCATGGCGGTGATCCACACTCCCGCCCCGATGACCTGGATGTCCTTGATAGCCGCGGCCGCCAGGTGCGGAGCAGCACGTCGAGTATCTGATCACCCGCCAGTTCAAAGATCGAACTGACGGTCAGTCACGCTCAGCCATCCCGGAATGTTGACCAGAGCCATCAAAACCCTCACAACCGGCACCACCCGTTCACAGACGGCCGACGGTAGCGTCGTCGCCGTCCCAGTCATTCCCGTATTGGGGAAAACACACATGACATCGAACACGCTCACGAAAGCCCTCTTAGGAACCCTCACAGCCGCCGCCCTCAGCATCGGCACCCTCGCCGGCGCAACCACAGCCACCGCCGCACCCGCCCAGCAGGTCCCCACCCAGACCGTCACCATCCAGGCCGTCAACAACCTCGGCCTCACCACCACCGAAGCCAAGAGCGTACAGTGCTACGTCCGCGACGCCGGATTCAGCCCCGGTGCGATCGACGGCCAGCTCGGCTCCAACAGCTGGAAAGCCTGGCAGCGTTTCCTCAACGACCGCGGATTCAACGCCGGAACCGTCGACGGCAGCGTCGGCCCCAACACCATCCGCGGCCTCCAGCGCTTCCTCACCTACATCGGCTACGACACCGGCGGCATCGACGGCATCGCCGGAACCAAGACCAGGGCCGCCTGGAAGGCGTTCTCCCACCTCGGCGGAGGCTGGTGCTGACCCCCCGCCGCGGCGTACGACGGCGATCTGCGCCGCGTAGGCGTTCTTCAGTCCCGTGGTCTCCACCTCGACGGAGACCAGCGAGTCGTGGGCGACCTCGTCTGGGTTCCAACCCGCCCCATCGTCATAGTCGCCGATCGAGCTCCAGCCGTAGGGCGCTACGGGCCCATATGGCCGTCGTTGTTCAAAGGGGTCGAATTCGAGGCCGTCGATTCGTCTGCCGGTCCTTTTGGGATCCACTCCAGCCACTTCGGTAGACCAGCTGAAGCAGCGTGGCCGGGGGGTCGTTGAGGTACTCCGCCATGGGACACCCATAGATGTGGCTGCACTTTTCCACCATGCCGTTGCAGCCAGCGCACAGCAGCCCTTCTCCGAACTACCGGTTCGCCCTGCATCGTTGGGCCCGGAGGGCGAACCGGTCTGGGCCGTGTTCAGGAGGGGACGTCAGGGCCGTTGGAGCGTCCGGCGATCTGAACGAGGGTGGGCAGGCCCAGGTGGGTGACCGTGGGCTTGAGGGCTGCATCAAGTTGAGCGACCTTGTCCTCGGCGCCGGCGAGACTGATCTCGAGGCCTTCGACTTCGCCGAGCCGGCCCTCGCGTTGAACTTCGGCGATCCGATCGATCAGGTTGTCTCGGATCCCGATCAGCCGGTCTCGCTGGGACGGCTCCGGCCGGAGGAGCGAGCAACGGACGCAGGCTCTCTGACCTAGGGTCTTCCGTTTGGATCAGGCCGATGAGTGAGCGGCCCGGCGCGGAGCGGCTGATGTCACCGCGGTGCGTGCGATCGCGGCGGAGGATGGAGGCATGGCGGAGCCATGCCGACTGACGACAACGCGGCGAGCGTGCGTGCCAGGGCACGCGAACCCGGCACGATCCACACGAGAGGCCCTAGTCATCGAGGCTGCCCATGGTCAGGTTGACGGTAGTTCCCGTCATCCCGCTCGCCTTGTCGGACGCCATGAAGACCGCCATGTTTGCCACCTCATCGAGCGCCATGACCCGTCGCGGGTGGGTCGTGCTCGCGAGGTACTCCTGGAACTGTTCCCAGGTCATGCCCGACGCCTTGGCGTCGAAGACTTCCCTCATCGTGCTTGTCTCCGGCATGCCGTGTGGTCGCAGACCGACCACACGGATGCCCTGAGGTGCGAGCTCGGCGGATAGGTCTCGAGTGAGTGCCTCCTTGGCGGCCTGCGCCGGACCGTACCCTCCGTTCAAGCGGGTGCCCGTCCGCGAGGGGAGTGCGGTGACGGTCATGATCACCCCCGATTTGCTCGGGATCATGCGCCTTGCGGCCAAGCGTGCGGTCAGGAAGTACGACGTAGCGTAGGACGTGATCGGCAGGGAGAACTGCTCGGCATCCAGCTCGGCCAGAGGGACACCCAGAATCCTCGCATTCGGGACGCCGACCGCGTTGAACGAGATATCGACGCGGCCCGCCTGATCCATCACGGACTGCAGATGCCTGTCCACAGCCTGCTCGTCGAGTGCGTCGACCTCGGCCGCCTCGGCGGATCCGCCGGTTGAAACGATGTCCTTGGCGACCGCCTCGACCCGTGCCAGGTGGCGCCCGGTGAGAAAGAGCTTGGCCCCCTCGCGCGCAAAGGCGCGTGCGACAGCGCCGCCGATCGCGCCTCCGGCTCCGTAGACCACCGCAACCTTGTCTTGCACTATCATCTCTGGTTCCTTTCTGTGCCCTGGTGGTCACACCTGCCCACCTCATGAGTGAAGACCGACGGCTGGGACTCATCTGCGCATCGCCGCCGTTTTCGCCATCCGCCGGCGACCGGATCGTCAGAGCCGTCGATGATTCAGACACCGCGACGTCGGGAAAGTGGGCGCCCGCCAACCGCCCAGTTCGCCCCTCGGCCGGTGTCCATATCAGGATGGAAGTGCGACAAGCTGCGGGAAGAAGGTGACGTGATGGTGAGGGTCGTGACAGCCGACCTGATCTCAAGGGCGCGGGCCGGGGACGGCGACGCGTTCCGAGCGCTGACCGAGCCGCACCGCCGGGAGCTACAGGTGCACTGCTACCGGATGCTCGGATCCTTCCAGGACGCCGAGGACGCCCTCCAGGACACGATGCTGGCCGCCTGGCAGGGTCTCGAGGGGTTCGAGGGACGTGCCTCGGTCCGCACCTGGCTCTACCGGATCGCCACCAACCGGTGCCTCAACGCGCTTCGCTCGGCCGGCCGACGACCCGCCAAGGAGTGGGACATCCCCGGGGTTGAACCGCCCGAGCCGACCCGGCTCGGCGAAGTCGTATGGCTCGAGCCATATCCCGACGCCCTCCTCGAGGGTGCGATCGACGTGCCGCTCGGCCCCGAGGCCCGCTACGAGCAGACCGAAGCCATCTCCCTTGCCTTCGTGACCGCTCTTCAGGTCCTGCCGCCTCGCCAGCTCGCCGTCCTCATCTTGCGCGCCGTCCTCGGATTCCACGCGAACGAGGTGGCCGAGATGCTGGACTCGACCGTCGAATCGGTCAACAGCGCCCTCAAACGGGCGCGCGCCAGCCTGCAGCGCGGCCGGCCGCCGGCCGCCGACCGCGAACGGCCTCCCGCCTGCGACTCACCCTCTGAGGATGCGATCGTGGCGAAGTTCGTGAGCGCGTACGAGACCGGGGACGTCGACGGTCTGGTCGCCCTGCTCACCGCCGACGTCTCCATCTCCATGCCGCCGTTCCCGTTCGAATACCAGGGCCGGGATGTCGTGGCCCGCTTCTGCGCCAGCATCTTCGACTCGGGCCGGAGGTTCGACCTCGTGCCGACGCGAGCCAACGGTCAGCCGGCGTTCGGTGCCTACCTGCGCGCCCCTACCGGCATCCACCAAGGGATCGGCCTCATCGTCATCACCCTCACCGGCGACCGGATCTGCGCCATGACCCGCTTCGACAACAGCGTGCTCCCATGGTTCGGGCTACCGCGATCGCTCCCGAGCCGATAGGCAGATTCCGAGCGGTGGATGTGCGCGGCAGCGAAACCCACACCGGCGGATGTGCCGGTCCAGCTACCAACGTCCAATGTGCTGTTTCGGTGTGAAGACCTGCGGCGACCTATCCGGAACCGTCAGCTCGAGGGCGTCGAGATCCAGCCCCTGACACGGCACCTGGCCCGCGGCCGACCAGCGACCCGACCCAGGCGCCGACCCCTCGAATGCGCCTCATGACCCGACCCGGCCGGGCATCCCTTCTGCCTGACCAGAGGCTGAGGTCAAGAACACCGCTCGCAGTCGCGTTAAGGGCTCCCGTTGCTTCGACGCGGGCGTCAGTCCACTCGGCGGACTCCCGTGCAGGCGAGGACGACGCTGACGGCCGGGGGCGCTGCCGTCCTTGCCGGTTACCGCGTCGAAGAGCCTGGCCGTCACCGGACACGACCATGACGAGATCGTGCGCGCTGTCGGGGTGGACGGCGAAGCCGATGCCGAGCAGGCCGCCGATAGGTGTCCTGCGGTCGAGCACCGGCTGCCACGGCTCCGGGGCCGGCATGACGGGCGCGGCTATGTAGCGCTCGCGCAGCTTCTGCTGGTACTCCGTGATCAACTCGTCTCCTGGTGCGATTCGCGTCGAGGGAAGCGTCCGCGCCAAGTCGACTCGGGTCGAATCCAATCGCCGTCGGCACTGACGCAGCCCCTGACAGGAATGAGTGTTCGACGTCGCAGGCCCCTGTGCCTTCGAGCGGTATGTGGCCGGTCACGTCACCGAACCTGCAGGCAGACCGGAGGCGACGATTCACGGTTGGCCGGCTTGTCGACCGTAAATGTCCACCCGGACCTGGTCCAAGATCAGCCCCACACTAACGACCACGGAAGCAGTTGCCCCCCACGGGCCTGGGCAGCGGTCGCCTCCCCAGGGCACCGGGCTCAGCCGTCCGG
The Streptomyces lunaelactis genome window above contains:
- a CDS encoding methyltransferase domain-containing protein; this encodes MSEFGEQRRRLAGVMERRGAWPARSAWIREAVDALPRDLFAPDRLWRWNGKTYAPVDRETDAGQWAAEVYGDPDAAAVTQVTDGRASSSLSCQAVVVDMLESLHLETGQRVLELGTGTGWNAALLARRAGPGQVTSVEVDPELAAGARQSLQSAGAHVAVTVGDGTAGWPPSAPYDRVISTYAVDRIPWAWVAQMRPGGRIVTPWGRLGHVALTVADDGQSATGWVQGLAQFMPTRGTDTGLDDFSQVCGDGPAADEHPWERELAPLRDDWHLRFALRVALPDVRITVAADEDGLNARLHDGTASWAALSALPDGKTLAHQGGPRRLADELEEAWDTWLEGGRPELYDYGLTVEPERQYAWAQDAATGPRWPL
- a CDS encoding YciI family protein — its product is MEFFCYHRDRPGSLALRDKLLEEHWSYMDRYAKEMIARGPTLASDGNTPTGSVHIVDLPDPVAARAFAFDEPNYQAGVYRDVLLRRWRNTLGRTMWNFPGGRTGGNQYLVLGLGTGHAADLAVPPDRDELIAYGPLLSDNRATWLGTAALLRAPDPDTARAILTQDRYADIEVHNWQFGGRPS
- a CDS encoding transposase family protein, whose product is MAGAEAAPCPDCGTVSRRVHDRYCRRLADVATGGQPVPIRLTVRRFRCEAPSCP
- a CDS encoding sigma-70 family RNA polymerase sigma factor, which gives rise to MTADLISRARAGDGDAFRALTEPHRRELQVHCYRMLGSFQDAEDALQDTMLAAWQGLEGFEGRASVRTWLYRIATNRCLNALRSAGRRPAKEWDIPGVEPPEPTRLGEVVWLEPYPDALLEGAIDVPLGPEARYEQTEAISLAFVTALQVLPPRQLAVLILRAVLGFHANEVAEMLDSTVESVNSALKRARASLQRGRPPAADRERPPACDSPSEDAIVAKFVSAYETGDVDGLVALLTADVSISMPPFPFEYQGRDVVARFCASIFDSGRRFDLVPTRANGQPAFGAYLRAPTGIHQGIGLIVITLTGDRICAMTRFDNSVLPWFGLPRSLPSR
- a CDS encoding SDR family NAD(P)-dependent oxidoreductase, which translates into the protein MVYGAGGAIGGAVARAFAREGAKLFLTGRHLARVEAVAKDIVSTGGSAEAAEVDALDEQAVDRHLQSVMDQAGRVDISFNAVGVPNARILGVPLAELDAEQFSLPITSYATSYFLTARLAARRMIPSKSGVIMTVTALPSRTGTRLNGGYGPAQAAKEALTRDLSAELAPQGIRVVGLRPHGMPETSTMREVFDAKASGMTWEQFQEYLASTTHPRRVMALDEVANMAVFMASDKASGMTGTTVNLTMGSLDD
- a CDS encoding peptidoglycan-binding domain-containing protein; amino-acid sequence: MTSNTLTKALLGTLTAAALSIGTLAGATTATAAPAQQVPTQTVTIQAVNNLGLTTTEAKSVQCYVRDAGFSPGAIDGQLGSNSWKAWQRFLNDRGFNAGTVDGSVGPNTIRGLQRFLTYIGYDTGGIDGIAGTKTRAAWKAFSHLGGGWC
- a CDS encoding DUF4394 domain-containing protein gives rise to the protein MRRAVLAVALAAAVSSVIPAASGAWADDAGASHRTGGQQGGGLSVIGLTADQRLVRFDVKDPSKVWLLGTVNGLTGDTTLVGIDFRVQNSRLYGVGDQGGIYTLNTSNAQATKVSQLTVALAGTEFGVDFNPAANRLRVISDTGQNLRHNIDDPAAPLVTTVDGTLTNPTVPPSTALGVTGAAYTNNDLNAATATTLFDIDTVNDRVSVQSPANAGTLAPTGNLGVNAGPSAGFDIYYSPKAGTNHGFAALQSGGSYRFYRVNILNGTATSLGAFPANRQVFDVALPLNQS
- a CDS encoding Tn3 family transposase, with amino-acid sequence MHIDALFGEPGKHVMDFDLIESQFRHLMRVAVSVREGATSSATLLKRPCRSAAGPRVSK